DNA from Terriglobus tenax:
TAAGTCCGGCGAGAACTTCGTTCCAACCGGTTCCGAAGCCAGGGCAGGACAAAGTATTCTGCCCGCCGGCGCTCGCCTCGGCCCTGCGGAGATCGGTCTGGCTGCCAGCATCGGCGCAAGCCAGCTCTGGGTCAATGCCGCGCCGTCGGTCGCCATTCTCGCCACCGGCGATGAGCTTGTCCCTCTGCGCAATACACCGCTGCCGCACCAGATCCGTAACTCCAATAGCCACACGCTCGCCGCCTTGGTGCTGGAGAACGGTGGCATCCCCACACAGCTTGCCATCGCGGAAGACACGCGCGATTCGCTGCGCCAGCGCCTGCAGCAGGCTCGCCAGCACGACCTGATCCTGCTCTCCGGCGGTGTTTCGGCGGGCAAGCATGACCTCGTCGAAGAGGTACTCGCCGAACTCGGTGCGGAGTTCTACATCACCGCCGTTGCCATCCAGCCCGGCAAGCCGTTGGTCTTCGGCCGTCTGAAAGACGGCCCGTACTTCTTCGGGCATCCCGGCAACCCTGTGTCCACGCAGGTTACTTTTCTGCTCTTTGCGGCTCCGCTGCTGCGCGCTCTCGGTGGAGACACCAATCTTGCGCCGCTCTTCGCGCAGGCCGCCGCGGCTGAGCCCATGCAGCACAAGCCCGGCCTCACGCGCTTTCTTCCGGCACGGCTGGACTCTTCCCTCTCGCCCACCGTGCGGCTTGTTCCATGGCAAGGCTCCGGCGACCTGGCTGCCAACGCCCGCGCCAACGGCTACGCTGTGCTTCCGGCAGACCGTAACTCCATTGAGGCAGGCGAGCCTGTCACCGTCCTGCTACGCTAAGTGCCGATGAGCA
Protein-coding regions in this window:
- a CDS encoding molybdopterin molybdotransferase MoeA encodes the protein MFSFQQAFDLVLEHARHLPVPRTESIPLEQAQGRVLSAPLLADRDQPPFRRSTRDGYAVQADSFLTALSAEVIGFLPAGKLWQAADLLPGQAIEIMTGAPLPAGADAVVMLEHITRDGNRITLSAGRTLKSGENFVPTGSEARAGQSILPAGARLGPAEIGLAASIGASQLWVNAAPSVAILATGDELVPLRNTPLPHQIRNSNSHTLAALVLENGGIPTQLAIAEDTRDSLRQRLQQARQHDLILLSGGVSAGKHDLVEEVLAELGAEFYITAVAIQPGKPLVFGRLKDGPYFFGHPGNPVSTQVTFLLFAAPLLRALGGDTNLAPLFAQAAAAEPMQHKPGLTRFLPARLDSSLSPTVRLVPWQGSGDLAANARANGYAVLPADRNSIEAGEPVTVLLR